One genomic region from Euzebya sp. encodes:
- a CDS encoding dienelactone hydrolase family protein, which yields MAEVLLFHHAQGLTEGVIAFADELREAGHTVHTPDLFDGHTYGSIEEGMARVKSEGFDVIAERAVRLAEDLPAELVYAGMSLGVVPAQRLAQTRPGARGAVLLYSCLPAEYVGAWPDGLAAQVHGMDADPIFAEEGDLEAAEALAADHPEVAVFTYPGDQHYFADRSLPSYDEEATALLTERVVAFLAGR from the coding sequence ATGGCCGAGGTCCTGCTGTTCCACCACGCCCAGGGGTTGACCGAGGGGGTGATCGCGTTCGCCGACGAACTCCGCGAGGCGGGCCACACCGTCCACACCCCCGACCTGTTCGACGGGCACACGTACGGGTCGATCGAGGAGGGGATGGCCCGCGTCAAGTCCGAGGGGTTCGACGTCATCGCCGAGCGGGCCGTGCGCCTGGCCGAGGACCTGCCGGCCGAGCTGGTCTACGCGGGCATGTCCCTCGGGGTCGTGCCGGCCCAGCGGTTGGCCCAGACCCGACCGGGGGCGCGCGGGGCGGTGCTGCTGTACTCCTGCCTACCAGCGGAGTACGTCGGGGCATGGCCGGACGGGTTGGCCGCGCAGGTGCACGGCATGGACGCAGACCCGATCTTCGCCGAGGAGGGGGACCTCGAGGCGGCGGAGGCCCTGGCGGCGGATCACCCGGAGGTGGCGGTGTTCACCTACCCCGGCGACCAGCACTACTTCGCCGACCGCTCGCTGCCGAGCTACGACGAGGAGGCGACGGCGCTGCTCACCGAGCGGGTGGTCGCGTTCCTGGCCGGGCGGTAG
- a CDS encoding cyclase family protein, giving the protein MPVLADLLAALSDGSIEVIDLTAPLSEETPILELPPEFGQTQRFTLSEISRYDDRGPAWYWNNFHTGEHTGTHFDAPNHWVTGQDGASIDAVPVRDLIAPAVVLDVTAEVEADPDFLIEVAHLEAFQETHGPLPAGGWLLCRTGWSSRTSQEDMINNTQTGPASPGMSAACARWVAEESPLQGIGVETVGTDAGAAHSFDPPFPCHAFLLGNDKYGLAQLQNLDRLPPTGAVVIAPPLKIVGGSGSPVRVLALVEG; this is encoded by the coding sequence ATGCCCGTGCTCGCCGACCTGCTCGCCGCGCTGTCCGACGGATCGATCGAGGTCATCGACCTGACCGCCCCGCTGTCGGAGGAGACGCCGATCCTCGAGCTGCCGCCCGAGTTCGGTCAGACCCAGCGCTTCACGCTGTCCGAGATCAGCCGCTACGACGACCGCGGCCCGGCCTGGTACTGGAACAACTTCCACACCGGCGAGCACACCGGCACCCACTTCGACGCCCCGAACCACTGGGTGACCGGGCAGGACGGCGCGTCGATCGACGCCGTCCCGGTGCGGGACCTGATCGCCCCGGCCGTCGTGCTGGACGTCACCGCCGAGGTCGAGGCGGACCCGGACTTCCTGATCGAGGTCGCGCACCTCGAGGCCTTCCAGGAGACCCACGGCCCCCTCCCCGCGGGCGGCTGGCTGCTGTGCCGGACCGGCTGGTCGTCCCGGACGTCGCAGGAGGACATGATCAACAACACCCAGACCGGGCCGGCCAGCCCGGGCATGTCGGCGGCGTGTGCCCGCTGGGTGGCCGAGGAGTCCCCGCTGCAGGGCATCGGCGTGGAGACCGTCGGCACCGACGCCGGCGCCGCCCACTCCTTCGACCCGCCGTTCCCCTGCCACGCGTTCCTGCTCGGCAACGACAAGTACGGCCTGGCCCAGCTGCAGAACCTCGACCGCCTGCCGCCGACCGGCGCCGTCGTCATCGCCCCACCCCTCAAGATCGTGGGAGGGTCGGGGTCACCGGTCCGGGTGCTCGCGCTCGTCGAGGGCTGA
- a CDS encoding aldo/keto reductase yields MPPQMPRTTLGRDGPAVSRIGLGLAALGRPGYLVIGHDRDLVEDRSVEVLEDRTHRVLDEATAAGITYVDAARSYGLAEAFLASWPGLGSGTTVGSKWGYTYTAGWRVDAEQHEVKDHSAATFRRQRAETAALLGDHLDLYQVHSATLDSGILDDAEVLEALRAEPVAVGLTVSGPDQAAVVRRALALPDTPFRCVQATWNLLEPSVGPALAEAHAAGWGVIVKEAVANGRLTDRGDARLDGPAPTDALAIAAALAQPFVDVVLSGAATVAHLGSNLTALAVDPDDVPPVAPEDPAAYWARRSVLPWT; encoded by the coding sequence ATGCCACCGCAGATGCCCCGCACCACGCTCGGCCGCGACGGGCCCGCCGTCAGCCGGATCGGCCTCGGCCTGGCCGCGCTCGGACGACCCGGCTACCTCGTCATCGGCCACGACCGGGACCTCGTCGAGGACCGGTCGGTCGAGGTCCTGGAGGACCGGACCCACCGCGTGCTGGACGAGGCCACCGCGGCCGGCATCACCTACGTGGACGCGGCACGCTCCTACGGCCTGGCCGAGGCGTTCCTCGCCTCCTGGCCCGGGCTCGGGTCGGGCACCACCGTCGGCTCGAAGTGGGGCTACACCTACACCGCGGGCTGGCGGGTCGACGCCGAGCAGCACGAGGTGAAGGACCACTCCGCCGCCACGTTCCGCCGCCAGCGCGCGGAGACCGCGGCCCTGCTCGGCGACCACCTCGACCTGTACCAGGTGCACTCCGCGACCCTCGACAGCGGGATCCTCGACGACGCCGAGGTGCTCGAGGCCCTCCGCGCCGAACCCGTCGCGGTCGGGCTGACCGTCAGCGGGCCGGACCAGGCCGCGGTCGTCCGGCGTGCGCTCGCCCTGCCCGACACGCCGTTCCGGTGCGTCCAGGCGACGTGGAACCTGCTCGAGCCGTCCGTCGGACCGGCCCTCGCCGAGGCGCACGCCGCCGGCTGGGGCGTGATCGTGAAGGAGGCCGTGGCGAACGGCCGGCTGACCGACCGCGGCGATGCGCGCCTCGACGGCCCCGCACCCACGGACGCCCTCGCCATCGCCGCGGCCCTCGCTCAGCCGTTCGTCGACGTGGTCCTGTCCGGGGCGGCGACGGTCGCCCACCTGGGGTCCAACCTGACGGCCCTCGCCGTGGACCCAGACGACGTGCCCCCCGTCGCGCCTGAGGATCCGGCGGCCTACTGGGCCCGACGGTCCGTGCTGCCCTGGACCTGA
- a CDS encoding Uma2 family endonuclease codes for MLAPSPTLPEEFRPLRVDEYHQLIELGVFEGTKVELVGGVLVEMSPQGPAHFGLIPYLNHLLVSLVGDDYTVSPQGPVIADEISEPEPDFAILTKRDTRRTGKPTDALLVIEVSNSSLRFDLGEKARRYAGAGFGEYWVIDVQDRSIHVHRGPRPDGTWTAVETVREGELQAVAVPPLHLDVGDLLDF; via the coding sequence GTGCTCGCCCCCAGCCCGACCCTGCCGGAGGAGTTCCGGCCGTTGCGCGTCGACGAGTACCACCAGCTGATCGAGCTCGGCGTCTTCGAGGGGACGAAGGTGGAGCTCGTCGGAGGTGTCCTCGTCGAGATGAGCCCCCAGGGACCTGCGCACTTCGGGTTGATCCCCTATCTGAACCACCTGCTCGTCAGCCTGGTGGGGGACGACTACACCGTGAGCCCACAGGGGCCGGTGATCGCCGACGAGATCTCCGAACCCGAACCGGACTTCGCGATCCTGACCAAGCGGGACACCCGCCGCACCGGGAAGCCCACCGACGCGCTGCTCGTCATCGAGGTCTCGAACAGCTCCCTCCGGTTCGACCTCGGCGAGAAGGCCCGCCGCTACGCCGGCGCCGGGTTCGGCGAGTACTGGGTCATCGATGTCCAGGACCGGTCCATCCACGTCCACCGCGGGCCCCGACCCGACGGCACCTGGACGGCGGTCGAGACCGTCCGCGAGGGTGAGCTGCAGGCCGTCGCCGTCCCGCCCCTCCACCTCGACGTCGGGGACCTCCTCGACTTCTGA
- a CDS encoding ATP-binding protein: protein MTEDRRTARNNPFTPGYGAVPEVFAGRRAEFAEFDDVLLPRLRDGVYEQARLVTGDRGVGKTVFLLHLEQDAREAGDWPVRVSARPGEGVVADLLQRLAEALDAHHLARRLSARSLDALRLLAGIRVGPEGIGIEVARPSGATIDRGAELSRLLVEAGRLAAERGAVLLVLVDEAQNIAAPALADLCHALQEAQSTATLETAPNGARVRRHLPIGVYVAGLPGVVGQLQQAGATFFERSRHLDFGLLGDADVREGLVAFAANRDVAIDAPALDRLVELVQGYPYFLHLIGHRVWTAGTGPVITVEEVDEGYAIARADLDGFYAERLRGLGDLQHDWLRAAAAVDDADRTTGAVAARLGRRSSQLGSTVRALVDRGLIRMAPGRGRFEFGLPGLAGHLRADR from the coding sequence GTGACGGAGGATCGCCGGACGGCCCGGAACAACCCGTTCACGCCGGGCTACGGCGCGGTGCCCGAGGTCTTCGCCGGCCGTCGGGCGGAGTTCGCGGAGTTCGACGACGTCCTCCTCCCCCGCCTCCGCGACGGCGTCTACGAGCAGGCCCGCCTGGTCACCGGGGACCGCGGGGTGGGCAAGACCGTGTTCCTGCTCCACCTCGAGCAGGACGCCCGCGAGGCCGGCGACTGGCCGGTCCGCGTGTCGGCGAGGCCAGGCGAGGGCGTGGTGGCCGACCTGCTGCAGCGCCTCGCCGAGGCGCTCGACGCCCACCACCTGGCCCGCCGGCTGTCGGCCCGCAGCCTCGACGCGCTGCGGCTGCTCGCGGGCATCCGCGTGGGCCCCGAGGGCATCGGCATCGAGGTCGCCCGGCCGTCGGGCGCGACGATCGACCGCGGGGCGGAGCTGTCCCGCCTTCTGGTCGAGGCCGGCCGGCTGGCGGCCGAGCGCGGTGCGGTGCTCCTGGTCCTCGTCGACGAGGCGCAGAACATCGCCGCGCCCGCGCTCGCCGACCTGTGCCACGCCCTGCAGGAGGCGCAGTCCACCGCGACGCTCGAGACCGCGCCGAACGGCGCGCGGGTCCGACGGCACCTGCCGATCGGCGTGTACGTCGCCGGGCTGCCGGGTGTCGTCGGCCAGCTGCAGCAGGCCGGCGCGACGTTCTTCGAGCGCAGCCGGCACCTCGACTTCGGCCTGCTGGGCGACGCCGACGTCCGGGAGGGGCTGGTCGCCTTCGCGGCCAACCGCGACGTCGCGATCGACGCGCCGGCCCTCGACCGGTTGGTCGAGCTGGTCCAGGGCTACCCGTACTTCCTGCACCTCATCGGCCACCGGGTGTGGACGGCGGGGACGGGGCCGGTGATCACGGTCGAGGAGGTCGACGAGGGGTACGCGATCGCCCGGGCCGATCTCGACGGGTTCTACGCCGAGCGCCTCAGGGGGCTCGGCGACCTGCAGCACGACTGGCTGCGGGCGGCGGCGGCCGTCGACGACGCCGACCGGACGACGGGAGCGGTCGCCGCGCGGCTCGGCCGCCGGTCCTCCCAGCTCGGCTCGACGGTCCGGGCGCTGGTCGACCGCGGGCTGATCCGCATGGCCCCCGGGCGGGGCCGGTTCGAGTTCGGCCTGCCCGGGCTGGCCGGCCACCTGCGGGCGGACCGGTGA
- a CDS encoding NAD(P)-dependent alcohol dehydrogenase, translating into MKALVQDRYGPPLEVLRFADVAEPTLGPTDVLVDVEAVGINAADWHITTGEPRLARVALGLRRPTRRIPGSDVAGRVGAVGTAVSAFAPGDPVVGIVQGGALAERVAVPVERLVARPPDVDAVTAASIPLASTTALHAIRYVAQVSTGQRVLVTGASGGVGSAAVQLATAAGAHVTGVCRTENVDLVRSLGAAAVIDRTREPVPGDGPYDVIVHVAGHLRLRDLRRALTSTGTLVSVTGDGGPWGGPIPLMLAMRLGDLVTSQRLRTVVAPERAEDVRTLLDAHAEGALTPPIDRTYALAEGAAAIDHVWRGRTLGKVVVTV; encoded by the coding sequence GTGAAGGCGCTGGTGCAGGACCGCTACGGCCCGCCCCTCGAGGTGCTGCGGTTCGCCGACGTCGCCGAACCGACCCTCGGTCCGACGGACGTCCTGGTCGACGTCGAGGCCGTCGGGATCAACGCCGCCGACTGGCACATCACCACCGGCGAGCCCCGGCTCGCCCGGGTGGCCCTCGGGCTCCGCCGGCCGACGCGCCGCATCCCCGGCTCCGACGTCGCCGGTCGGGTGGGAGCGGTCGGGACCGCGGTGTCCGCGTTCGCGCCCGGTGACCCGGTCGTCGGCATCGTGCAGGGAGGTGCCCTCGCCGAGCGCGTGGCCGTCCCCGTCGAGCGGCTGGTCGCCCGGCCCCCGGACGTCGACGCGGTGACCGCCGCGTCGATCCCGCTCGCCTCCACGACGGCGCTGCACGCCATCCGGTACGTCGCGCAGGTCAGCACCGGCCAGCGGGTGCTCGTCACCGGCGCATCCGGCGGGGTCGGCAGCGCCGCGGTGCAGCTGGCGACCGCCGCCGGCGCGCACGTCACCGGGGTGTGCCGGACCGAGAACGTCGACCTCGTCCGCTCCCTCGGCGCCGCTGCGGTGATCGACCGCACCCGCGAGCCCGTGCCCGGCGACGGCCCGTACGACGTGATCGTCCACGTCGCCGGGCACCTGCGGCTGCGCGACCTCCGCCGCGCGCTGACCTCCACGGGGACGCTGGTGTCGGTGACCGGGGATGGCGGGCCCTGGGGCGGACCCATCCCCCTGATGCTCGCCATGCGGCTGGGTGACCTCGTCACGTCGCAGCGGCTGCGCACCGTGGTGGCCCCCGAGCGAGCCGAGGACGTCCGGACCCTCCTCGACGCCCATGCCGAGGGTGCGCTCACCCCACCGATCGACCGCACCTACGCACTCGCCGAGGGCGCCGCGGCCATCGACCACGTCTGGCGCGGGCGGACGCTCGGCAAGGTCGTCGTGACGGTCTGA
- a CDS encoding nitroreductase family deazaflavin-dependent oxidoreductase, protein MPPLVTAAVAVVGTLVLLAAGFVLSFRFRFRPVLTAIRRLNRRVTNPIQLRGSAGQPGAWASVVHHVGRNSGTPYRTPVVAVPRGDAFAIVLPYGPETDWLRNLEAAGGGVLEHDGDRVAVERPEVVPIEQVDSLFSAREQRSNRSVGLREALILHRSTPVAAATDGHRDTAGGQA, encoded by the coding sequence ATGCCACCGCTCGTCACCGCCGCCGTCGCCGTCGTCGGCACCCTCGTCCTGCTGGCCGCCGGCTTCGTCCTGTCCTTCCGCTTCCGGTTCCGGCCCGTCCTCACGGCGATCAGGCGGCTGAACCGCCGGGTGACGAACCCCATCCAGCTGCGCGGGTCCGCGGGGCAGCCGGGCGCGTGGGCGTCGGTCGTGCACCACGTCGGCCGCAACAGCGGGACGCCGTACCGCACGCCGGTCGTGGCGGTGCCGCGCGGGGACGCCTTCGCCATCGTGCTCCCCTACGGGCCCGAGACCGACTGGCTCCGCAACCTCGAGGCCGCCGGCGGCGGGGTCCTCGAGCACGACGGCGACCGCGTGGCGGTCGAGCGACCCGAGGTCGTCCCGATCGAGCAGGTCGACAGCCTCTTCTCCGCGCGCGAGCAGCGGAGCAACCGCAGCGTCGGGCTCCGCGAGGCGCTGATCCTCCACCGCAGCACCCCCGTGGCCGCCGCGACGGACGGCCACCGCGACACCGCCGGCGGCCAGGCGTGA
- a CDS encoding LuxR C-terminal-related transcriptional regulator — protein MIDVTAELRRGRAAAEAWTWEEARTAFAAVEADEPAAMAAEDLQRYAESAWLTGHDDVAEHAWVRAHTAFLADGEPLRAARCAFWLGLALVMGRGDVERGGGWFARATRLISTTASPDRAEVGIARLIAALTALDGDDAEMARERFADAARIGAQHGDADLVALGRLGEGQARIRLGETAAGIALLDEVMVAVDAREVAPLPAGIVYCGVILACKQVADVRRAQRWTDALTRWCEAQPGLVAFRGTCLVHRAELAQLRGDWTQAVEDADHACDRLSDPPDPAAGMAFYQRAELHRLRGEHADAEAAYQHATARGHDPHPGLALLWLAQGRVRTAVATMRRVIDDRTAVYPPVTTEVHHTRPRAEALAAAVEVVLAADERDAAADACAQLEALADAQATPVVVALATAARGALLLAEGRPGPALDALVEARSCWLALDAPHETARVRVLVARALDQLGDADTAAIERQAAREVFAALGATPDLDHLDGVHAGGPDQSTALTPREVEVIRLVAAGLTNREIAGRLVVSDKTVARHLHNVFTKLDLPNRAAATAYAYEHGLV, from the coding sequence GTGATCGACGTGACCGCCGAGCTGCGACGGGGTCGCGCCGCGGCCGAGGCCTGGACCTGGGAGGAGGCGCGCACCGCGTTCGCGGCCGTCGAGGCGGACGAACCGGCGGCCATGGCCGCGGAGGACCTGCAGCGGTACGCGGAGAGCGCCTGGCTGACCGGCCACGACGACGTCGCCGAGCACGCCTGGGTCCGCGCGCACACCGCGTTCCTGGCCGACGGCGAGCCCCTGCGCGCGGCGCGGTGCGCCTTCTGGCTCGGCCTGGCGCTGGTCATGGGCCGTGGCGACGTGGAGCGCGGCGGCGGGTGGTTCGCCCGCGCCACCCGGCTGATCTCCACCACGGCATCCCCCGACCGCGCCGAGGTCGGCATCGCCCGGCTCATCGCCGCCCTCACCGCGCTGGACGGCGACGACGCGGAGATGGCCCGGGAGCGGTTCGCCGACGCCGCGCGCATCGGGGCCCAGCACGGGGACGCCGACCTGGTGGCGCTCGGCCGGCTGGGAGAGGGGCAGGCCCGCATCCGCCTGGGGGAGACCGCGGCGGGGATCGCGCTACTCGACGAGGTCATGGTGGCCGTCGACGCCCGCGAGGTCGCCCCGCTGCCGGCGGGGATCGTGTACTGCGGGGTGATCCTCGCCTGCAAGCAGGTGGCCGACGTCCGTCGCGCCCAGCGGTGGACCGATGCGCTCACCCGGTGGTGCGAGGCGCAGCCGGGGCTGGTCGCCTTCCGCGGCACCTGCCTGGTCCACCGGGCCGAGCTCGCCCAGCTCCGCGGCGACTGGACCCAGGCGGTCGAGGATGCCGACCACGCCTGCGACCGGCTGTCCGACCCCCCGGACCCGGCGGCCGGGATGGCGTTCTACCAACGGGCCGAGCTGCACCGGCTCCGCGGCGAGCACGCCGACGCCGAGGCCGCCTACCAGCACGCGACCGCGAGGGGCCACGACCCCCACCCCGGCCTCGCGCTGCTCTGGCTGGCCCAGGGCCGCGTCCGCACGGCCGTCGCCACGATGCGCCGCGTGATCGACGACCGGACCGCCGTGTACCCCCCGGTGACGACGGAGGTCCACCACACCCGCCCGCGGGCCGAGGCGCTGGCCGCCGCGGTGGAGGTGGTGCTCGCCGCGGACGAGCGCGACGCCGCCGCCGACGCCTGCGCCCAGCTCGAGGCGCTCGCCGACGCCCAGGCCACGCCGGTGGTCGTCGCCCTGGCCACCGCGGCCCGCGGCGCCCTGCTGCTCGCGGAGGGCCGTCCGGGGCCGGCGCTCGACGCGCTCGTCGAGGCCCGGTCGTGCTGGCTGGCCCTCGATGCACCTCACGAGACGGCCCGCGTCCGGGTGCTGGTGGCCCGAGCCCTGGACCAGCTCGGCGACGCGGACACCGCGGCGATCGAGCGACAGGCGGCCCGGGAGGTCTTCGCAGCCCTCGGCGCCACCCCGGACCTGGACCACCTCGACGGCGTGCACGCCGGCGGCCCGGACCAGTCCACGGCGCTGACCCCACGCGAGGTGGAGGTGATCCGACTGGTCGCCGCGGGGCTCACCAACCGCGAGATCGCCGGCCGGCTGGTCGTCAGCGACAAGACCGTCGCCCGTCACCTCCACAACGTCTTCACCAAGCTCGACCTGCCCAACCGGGCCGCGGCCACCGCGTACGCCTACGAGCACGGCCTGGTGTGA
- a CDS encoding thiamine pyrophosphate-binding protein translates to MNVAEAVGRALVAVGVDLVAGVVGSGNFHVTNAMVAAGARFVASRHEGGAATIADAYARTADRPAALSVHQGCGLTNAMTGIAEAAKSRTPLIVLAAEATNRHSNFFVDQDALATAVGALSHRIADPATAVADTVEAVAAAVHGRRTVVLNLPLDVQVAEIPDGIAPDTAVLPPPPAPPHPSPEAVARLVEALRVAERPVFVAGRGARSAAARDAVVDLAERCGALLATSAVAKGLFVGHPWSLDVSGGFSSPVVAELIADADLIVGWGCALNMWTMRHGALIGPGATVVQVDDTASALGAHRALALGGEGDVAVTARAAGEGWGREGWGRVASGYRSPAVAERLRSGRRWQDVPFEDTSTQERIDPRTVSLALDDLLPADRVVGVDSGNFMGYPSMFLDVPDERGFCFTQAFQAIGLGLATAIGAALAQPDRLPVAAVGDGGLTMSAAELDTVRRLGLPMVVVVYDDDAYGAEVHHFGPDGHDISTVRFPETDLAAVARGYGFTAVTVRSVADLDPVRTWLAGPLDTPLLIDAKVVEDQPSWWLEEAFRGH, encoded by the coding sequence GTGAACGTGGCGGAGGCCGTCGGGCGGGCCCTCGTCGCCGTCGGGGTGGACCTGGTCGCCGGCGTGGTGGGCTCCGGGAACTTCCACGTCACCAACGCGATGGTGGCCGCCGGCGCCCGGTTCGTCGCCAGCCGGCACGAGGGCGGGGCCGCGACGATCGCCGACGCGTACGCCCGCACCGCCGACCGGCCCGCCGCGCTGAGCGTCCACCAGGGCTGCGGGCTGACCAACGCGATGACCGGGATCGCCGAGGCCGCGAAGTCCCGCACCCCGCTGATCGTGCTGGCCGCCGAGGCGACGAACCGGCACTCGAACTTCTTCGTCGACCAGGACGCGCTGGCCACGGCCGTCGGCGCGCTGTCCCACCGGATCGCCGACCCCGCCACCGCGGTCGCCGACACCGTCGAGGCCGTCGCCGCCGCCGTCCACGGCCGCCGGACCGTGGTGCTGAACCTCCCCCTCGACGTCCAGGTCGCCGAGATCCCCGACGGGATCGCGCCGGACACCGCGGTCCTGCCCCCGCCGCCGGCGCCGCCCCATCCCTCCCCCGAGGCGGTGGCCCGGCTGGTCGAGGCCCTGCGCGTCGCCGAGCGGCCGGTCTTCGTCGCCGGCCGTGGGGCCAGGTCCGCGGCGGCCCGGGACGCGGTGGTCGACCTCGCGGAGCGGTGCGGGGCGCTGCTCGCCACCTCCGCGGTGGCGAAGGGCCTGTTCGTCGGCCACCCGTGGTCGCTCGACGTGTCCGGCGGGTTCTCCTCACCGGTCGTGGCCGAGCTGATCGCGGACGCCGACCTGATCGTCGGGTGGGGCTGCGCGCTCAACATGTGGACCATGCGCCACGGGGCGCTGATCGGCCCGGGTGCCACGGTGGTGCAGGTGGACGACACCGCGTCGGCACTGGGCGCTCACCGGGCGCTGGCGTTGGGGGGGGAGGGGGACGTCGCGGTCACCGCGCGGGCAGCGGGGGAGGGGTGGGGTCGCGAGGGGTGGGGTCGCGTCGCGTCGGGGTACCGCTCGCCGGCGGTGGCCGAGCGGCTGCGGAGCGGGCGGCGCTGGCAGGACGTGCCCTTCGAGGACACCTCCACGCAGGAGCGGATCGACCCGCGGACCGTGTCCCTCGCCCTCGACGACCTGCTGCCCGCGGACCGGGTCGTCGGCGTGGACTCCGGCAACTTCATGGGCTACCCGTCGATGTTCCTCGATGTCCCGGACGAGCGGGGGTTCTGCTTCACCCAGGCGTTCCAGGCGATCGGGCTGGGCTTGGCGACCGCGATCGGGGCGGCCCTGGCCCAGCCCGACCGGCTGCCGGTCGCGGCGGTGGGGGACGGTGGGCTGACGATGAGCGCGGCCGAGCTCGACACCGTCCGGCGGCTGGGGCTGCCCATGGTCGTGGTGGTGTACGACGACGACGCGTACGGGGCGGAGGTCCACCACTTCGGCCCCGACGGCCACGACATCTCGACGGTGCGGTTCCCCGAGACCGACCTGGCCGCCGTCGCCCGCGGGTACGGGTTCACGGCGGTGACGGTCCGGTCCGTCGCGGACCTCGATCCGGTCCGGACGTGGCTCGCTGGCCCGCTGGACACCCCGCTGCTGATCGACGCGAAGGTCGTCGAGGACCAGCCGTCGTGGTGGCTCGAGGAGGCCTTCCGGGGGCACTGA
- a CDS encoding carboxymuconolactone decarboxylase family protein: MPRIPPTPLTGLTGYLATRMSRRALGEVPDALGVMWHHRRVLVVLSAMGQEAERWDRVDPHLKVCAHMAVAALVGCAFCLDYGYYRAHDQGLDEETISQVPRWRESDVFSPLERDVMAYAEAMSQTPPQATDAQVDRLVAALGAPGVVELTAWIGYANLVTRSNVAMGIESQGLSTACRVPLAEPSSTAGAPT; this comes from the coding sequence ATGCCCCGCATCCCCCCGACACCGCTCACCGGTCTGACCGGGTACCTGGCCACGCGCATGAGCCGCCGGGCGCTCGGAGAGGTCCCCGACGCCCTCGGCGTGATGTGGCACCACCGCCGCGTGCTGGTGGTCCTCAGCGCGATGGGCCAGGAGGCCGAGCGCTGGGACCGGGTCGACCCGCACCTGAAGGTCTGCGCCCACATGGCCGTCGCCGCGCTGGTCGGCTGCGCGTTCTGCCTGGACTACGGCTACTACAGGGCCCACGACCAAGGGCTCGACGAGGAGACGATCAGCCAGGTGCCCCGCTGGAGGGAGAGCGACGTGTTCAGCCCGCTCGAGCGCGACGTGATGGCGTACGCCGAGGCGATGAGCCAGACGCCGCCGCAGGCCACCGACGCCCAGGTCGACCGGCTGGTCGCGGCGCTCGGCGCCCCGGGGGTGGTCGAGCTGACCGCGTGGATCGGCTACGCGAACCTGGTCACCCGCTCGAACGTCGCGATGGGGATCGAGTCCCAGGGGCTCTCCACGGCCTGCCGCGTCCCCCTCGCCGAACCGTCGTCCACCGCGGGCGCGCCGACATGA
- a CDS encoding RNA polymerase sigma-70 factor, with product MTAPARDDAFGRHRRLLFTVAYEMLGSATDAEDVVQETWLRWAEVDHAAVRDHRAYLVRITTRQALNRLRTLSRRREDYVGEWLPEPLATGPDVAADVELAESISMAMLTVLETLGPVERAVFVLREVFDTPYDDIAAAVGRSVPAVRQIAHRARDHVAARRPRVDVGEGEQARVVERFLDAVRDGDVEGLLEVLAPDVVVIPDGGGLVPASRRPVTGAATVAALVAMFARRVAFAAEPVRVNGSPGLRLTVDGVVTAAMALDVQDGRITRVYAMFNPEKLAGVDDVAALARG from the coding sequence ATGACCGCGCCCGCGCGCGACGACGCGTTCGGGCGCCACCGCCGCCTGCTGTTCACCGTCGCCTACGAGATGCTCGGCTCGGCCACCGACGCCGAGGACGTCGTCCAGGAGACGTGGCTGCGGTGGGCCGAGGTGGACCACGCGGCGGTGCGCGACCACCGCGCCTACCTGGTCCGCATCACGACCCGGCAGGCGCTGAACCGCCTGCGGACCCTCTCGCGGCGGCGGGAGGACTACGTCGGCGAGTGGCTGCCCGAACCGCTCGCGACCGGCCCCGACGTCGCCGCGGACGTCGAGCTCGCCGAGAGCATCTCGATGGCGATGCTCACCGTGCTCGAGACGCTGGGGCCGGTCGAGCGGGCGGTGTTCGTGCTGCGGGAGGTGTTCGACACCCCCTACGACGACATCGCCGCGGCGGTCGGGCGGTCCGTCCCCGCGGTCCGCCAGATCGCCCACCGGGCCCGCGACCACGTCGCCGCGCGTCGACCCCGGGTCGACGTGGGCGAGGGGGAGCAGGCGCGCGTCGTCGAGCGCTTCCTCGACGCCGTGCGAGACGGCGACGTGGAGGGGCTGCTCGAGGTGCTGGCCCCCGACGTCGTGGTGATCCCGGACGGCGGTGGGCTGGTGCCCGCGTCGCGCCGCCCGGTCACCGGGGCCGCCACGGTGGCCGCACTGGTCGCGATGTTCGCCCGCCGGGTCGCCTTCGCCGCCGAGCCGGTGCGGGTCAACGGCAGCCCGGGCCTGCGCCTGACCGTCGACGGGGTCGTGACGGCGGCGATGGCCCTCGACGTCCAGGACGGGCGGATCACGCGCGTGTACGCGATGTTCAACCCCGAGAAGCTGGCAGGGGTCGACGACGTCGCCGCCCTCGCGCGAGGCTGA